The genomic window CTGTGTTTTTAAAACCCAATCAGCTTCACGCCGGTCCGGACTGCAAGATCAACCGCAGACTTTGTGAACGAACTGCCCGTAATTACAACCGTCATCGAGCATTGACGAAACGCCATGCCCGCGAAAACCTCCTGAATAGCCTAGTCTGTCACCCTGTTCGTATAGAGTTTACATCAAAGTGCGATTCGGGTGCCACGGCGAGCAATGGCAATCTCGTCGGCGTCTCATCGTCACGTACAAACAAGCCAATTTCAGACCGCATAATAGGCCAACTACTCCCAAGGCAGACACTCGCATTTGATTTCCCACTAGGTCGCACGAACCAGAACGCCGGCTTACCCCGCCCTCCATTTTTTCCCGACCGAAGTTTTTCCACTAAATCCAGCAGCTAAGACGCGATGCTATTGCGGAAGCGTTGGACAGACGAATGAATTCAGAGGGGTGATTCGTCTATCCACATTGGTTGGACGCAACGATGCACTGACACCCCTCACACATCTCCCAGATGGTTTGGATATGCTTGCCGGGCCAGATCAATTCAGCTGACACCACATTGTGCTGCAAAGCAATGACCCGCAGTCGATCATCATTGCAGTCTGGGTTACCACAGGAATGGTACGGCCGCGACTGTGAGAACGGAGGGTGGTACATGGACCGAATCACATCAGCGTAGGTCCAGTCGTCATCCGGCCCGTCTTCACGCGTCAGGAAGGTTCGCTCACTCGCCAAATCGAGAGCGATCTTGCGTTGGTCTTCGCTGAGCTCGTCCCAACCATATACGCCTTTCCAATCCATTACATCATCGGCACGGGTGGGATCGTATCGCTTTGCCGAAAACGACGTTTTCTCGAGCGAAAACGCTTCCGGAGCTTCCCATGGCGGGAAAAAACATTCCTGTTCGCCAGGAGTAATCAGCCTGACCTCCGTGTCGGAAATAACCTGGTAGCAGCAAGTGGAATCATAGTTGAAGCAATACAGCAGTGACAGGAAACTCAGGTTAGGCAAGTCGAGCGGAATCAGCGGGTCGCTCAAATCCAACCGATAGACGAGGTGGAGCGGCAGCGGCGCATCCGTGTATCGAATGCCAAAGTCGTCAGCGTTGCCGCCAAAAGTGTGCTTGAAGTTGCATGCGGAGCCGATGGAATCTTCAACGCGTGATTTTGGATCGTATCCGAACAACGAGATTGGCATCAAAGACTCCAGCGAATATCTGCGAAACCAGGGCCGCGGCGGTCGTTTACCCGCACCGGCAACCTTGATGCGGCGGTTCCGCATCGACCACCTTGTTTGCCCTGCCCGGTCAGCGGCGAGCGTAGTCAAATACCGGCGTTTGGTTTTCTCGGAGCAAACCGAAGAGCCAGTCTAACATTTCGGAAAACGTGCCAACAACATAAGACGCTCCATTCTCGTGCGACCAGAAACCCGCGTCGCCCGCAGAATTGCAAATCATCATGGCGCCGCAAGACGTGTTTCCGAAGAGGGGCGTTGAATCATCGGGAAACCTTGGATTTGCTAACGGGAGTCGTTTGCGAGCGAGCGGTCGGCAAATGATTACTGGCGTAGGTAAGTCACCTCAAAGGCTTTGCAGGATCGGTGTTTTTGCAGGCGGTTGGAGATTGCGAATGAGTCGTTGGCGTCGTACTTTTGGAAAACATCGAGGCCGCGGTCGAGAAGGATCTTCCAGCCGGTGTCGGTAACGATGTGACGAGCGTGGATCGTGGACTCGAAAGTCCAGGAGAACAAAATCCCGATGGGCAGACAGCTCTTCTGAATCTTCTCGAAGAATTCAAGCTGTTTCTCGCTGCTGAATTCCTCCTCAGAGGTAATTAGTTCGATCTCAACTCGCTCATCGTCCGGTTTGACTCGGGCCACTGTTTCGATGAATTCCATCAGGTTACGGGCTTGGTGGAAGATACGGATGTAGGGGTCCGTTAGCACGATCTTGGTCGCGCCGGCAACGTACGCTCCAAACAGTGTGTCAAATTCGATGCCACGCTGATTCTCTTTGACAGTGACGTGACCTTCCTCCGGACCAGACGCCTCGGCCTTTTTAACTGGCTCGGCTAGTTGTGCCGGAGTCGATGGCTCAGCTGGCTCTGAATCCGATTCACCACTCTTGTAATAGATTGCCGGATACTGGTTCTCTTCCAGTGTCTGAACCACCACCTCCTCGCCTTGCGGGTTGGTGTACGCGAAACGCACGTCGGCGTACGTTTGGTCAATCCGCATCAACTGGTCCTTGACACGTTTTCGCCCCTCGATCGCAAACACCAGCAGTTCTTCAAGTTCTTCATTCGTCGCGTCTTGGTTTGGGAAGATGATTTTGATTAGACCGGAAAACGTCTTGTTGATCGCGTCACGGTCGCGAGTCGAGATCTGCTCAGAAAGTTGCAGCTTCGTAGCGTAGAGATGCGAGTAGTCAAAGCTGCGTTGTTGCTTCAAAATTTCGGCCAGATAGTCCACGACGAAACCGAAGTCCGAAGTAAACATGTCGCCGCGGATGATGTCAACTTCCCAGCCGGGGATGAAAAAGTGGATTCGGTCGAGAAACGCCGAGTCGTGGTACTTCGTCGGTAATTCATCGAACAAGTCGCTGTGCCGTAGCATGTGGGCAACGGTGTGCTGCGTATTGCCCACGAACGCCATCGATGCTTCCGCGCCCAGTGTCTCGATCCCTCGGGAAAACGTCTTGTTGGCCATGTAGTTCTTCATGATGTCGACCAAAGCCTTGTCGACGCGTTTGGCTTTCCCGGCGAATTCATCGAATGCCACGCAGTCCCAATAGCCAACAAGCCCCAGACTGCCGGTAGCGTTATTCACAAATAGCTTTGGAACGGTAACTTCGCCGCCGGAGATCAACATTCCGTGTGGTGAAAATTCGCTGTAGACATGCGACTTGCCGGTTCCTTTCGGCCCCAATTCGATCAAGTTGTAATTACGTTCACAGAACGGGATCAGTCGAACGAGTTGCAGCAGTTTGCTGCGTTTGCCGAATGAGTCTGGATTGAATCCGATGCTCTGAATAAGTGTGTCAATCCATTCTTCCGTCGTGAATTGCTTTCGTGAGGCCAGATAGCCATCGAAATCAAAACTGGATAGCTGGATGGGTTTCAGTGATTCCAGAATCCATGGCACCGTCTTTTCGTCTTCGTCATGTTGATACTCAATGTCGGCGATGCACCAAACACCGCCGACCAGCAGCTTCTGATGTTTCTTCACCGTGCTGGCCGGCACGGCAACCTTGTTAATGCCCAGGTTCGCGAACGTCGCTTGATAAACGTCTTCTTTGTCATTCAACTCAACGCTGATGCGATCAATGATTTTCCGCAGCTTCTTCTCGCGGATCTGAGATCGGACCAAGCCAGCTTCACTGCGATTAACGTAGTGCTTTGCCAGGATTTCCTTGACCGTCTCGATTCCAGTCTGAATCGAATCTTCGTCGGAGGTCGCGCAGTATTGACCAAGCAAGTACTCCAACACGTAAGACGGTACGATCGCATTCCCTTTGACCGCTTTGACCAGGTCTTTGCGGACCACGAGTCCACCGAAATGTTCGTTAATCTTTTTATCAAGTGGACTCATTTCGGAATTCATATTTTCGATTTTGGATTGTTTGCACGGAGTGTTTTTTGGGACGCGACAACCATCGCGACTATTTCGTCGAATTCACTGATCAGCTCTGTCAGTCGTTCAGGTTTGACCAACTCAGACTCGCCAATGAGTTCAAGCCAATATCCCGACTCGTCGGCTTCTTCTTCCACAATACGCAACTTGTTGATCATGTCGGCTGGCGACTTTGCACGACAAACTGCTCGGTAGTTCGCACCCACACTTGTCGACGACCTCAGTAACTGCTTGCCTAGAACTTCCGCTGTCATTCGCGATTTAGGATTCCCAACACTGGCCTGTTGGATCATAGCTTCAATCATCCGAACGGTCCTCAGTGCAAGCTGCTTCGTTCGTTGCTTAAACTCCGACTCGTTCACCGTGTTTCCTTCAATCCAAAATCCAAAATCGCACATCCAAAACCCCTAGTCAAAATCACTCGTGAACGACCGACGCAGAGTAAACGGCACGGACTTGTATTCCTTGTATTGAGACGTGTCGGAGATCGGTTCTTCCATCTTCAACATGATCTGTTGCTGGTTGTAGTTGTCGGCTTGCTTGGACAACAGCAATCGCACCTTCAATTCACGCTCGCGAGCATTCTCGCTGGTCAAATCAAACGCCAGCACGTGACTGTCCGAAATCAGCTCGCCATCGGGCGCGTACAAGCCAACGCGTAACCGGCGAGCCTGTACCTTTTCGGTCACAGGTTCCGACTGATAGAAGACGACCGCCAACTGGCCCGTGGAAATCACGATCGATGGTGGCGGGATCATGTCCACACCGACTGCCGTCACGTCGCTGCCGCGGCTCTTCTTAATCGAAATCACTGGAATCACGATTTCTTGCAACGTGCTTCCACCGTGCATGAACCGCGTGCTGCTACCGCTCTTACGGAAGCGATTTATCGACTTGGGGACAGCGACCTGCAAATCGCCATCCAGGCCTAGCGAAGATGACGAATACAAATTGGCACCACCGGTCACCTGCAAATTGCGGCCAACCATGAAGCGACGATCCGACGCCGAAATGTCGCCGGCTACTTCGGCGGATGAAAAATCACTCTCTTCAACTTCGTCTTGGTACAAGAACCCATGGTCCGCCGTGACTACAACGTTCGTTGCCGTTCCGCTGGTTAGCTTTCTCACCAAGGCAATCACGTCGTTGATGGCCCGTTCAGCTGCGTCAAATGCTTCACGTTCAGTCTTCTGCGTGTGACCTGTATTGTCAATCGTATCGTGATAGATATAGACCACATCGTGGTCGCGAACCAAAGTTCGGAAATACTCTGTGTTCTTGTCCTTTATTTCGCGAGCCAAAACTGCAATTGCTGACGCGTCTTGCGAAATTTGTCTTGCGCCATTACTTAGGATTTTATTTCGGTTCGTTGTGCCTGACGTTGAAACGGCATCGGCGGCGACGGTTGGTGTCTTGTCGTTTTGAATTCGCAGGGTCTTGTGCGGCAGCAGAGCAGCCATTCCCAATTGTGTGTAGCTGGGGAGTGTCGTGATCATATGATCCAAATCAGCCTCAAACTTATCTTCTTGACGGACACGACGACACAGTTCCTCGCCGACCTCAAAACGCATCGCGTCCGAGATGATCACATAAACCTTCTTGTTCTTCTCCAGCACACGTCGCACGTATTTGTCAAAGAAGCCCGTTTGTGGCCGGCTGTCGGGGATCGCCCACTTGTCTAAGCCATCCACCAATTCCTGCCAGCGGTCACCTAGCGGCATCAAGAATGCGTTCGTGTAACGTTTGCAAATCTCGTCGGTCAGCGTTCCCAACAACGTCGCACCGCCCGACTTGACGGTGTGGAAGATGAATTTGCGATAGACCTGATCCAATTTGTAGAACGTCTGGATGTACGCCGTCACGCCCTGCTGGAGCGATTCCAACTGAATCGAAAGCGTATCGAGCAAATGCAGCAACTCGGCCGCGTGTTCGACCGCTTCATAGTAGTGCTCGTACTTGGCATACCAGTGCCCGCGTCGCCGGCCACGAACCAATTGAGTGCATTCACCCGACGAGATAGTCTTCTTCGCAACCGCCGACGCCAGCTCGCTAAGAATCCGTTGGTCAACAAGCTCGAAGTAATCCAATTCAAATAGAGCCTTCATGTCACGATTTTCAAGATCGCCGACGATGCCGAGCATCTCCGCACACTGATGGGACAGCGTTTCAAACGCCGCTTCGTGTGTGCGAGAGTCCTTCCAGCGTTT from Roseimaritima ulvae includes these protein-coding regions:
- the brxL gene encoding BREX system Lon protease-like protein BrxL, giving the protein MSPLDKKINEHFGGLVVRKDLVKAVKGNAIVPSYVLEYLLGQYCATSDEDSIQTGIETVKEILAKHYVNRSEAGLVRSQIREKKLRKIIDRISVELNDKEDVYQATFANLGINKVAVPASTVKKHQKLLVGGVWCIADIEYQHDEDEKTVPWILESLKPIQLSSFDFDGYLASRKQFTTEEWIDTLIQSIGFNPDSFGKRSKLLQLVRLIPFCERNYNLIELGPKGTGKSHVYSEFSPHGMLISGGEVTVPKLFVNNATGSLGLVGYWDCVAFDEFAGKAKRVDKALVDIMKNYMANKTFSRGIETLGAEASMAFVGNTQHTVAHMLRHSDLFDELPTKYHDSAFLDRIHFFIPGWEVDIIRGDMFTSDFGFVVDYLAEILKQQRSFDYSHLYATKLQLSEQISTRDRDAINKTFSGLIKIIFPNQDATNEELEELLVFAIEGRKRVKDQLMRIDQTYADVRFAYTNPQGEEVVVQTLEENQYPAIYYKSGESDSEPAEPSTPAQLAEPVKKAEASGPEEGHVTVKENQRGIEFDTLFGAYVAGATKIVLTDPYIRIFHQARNLMEFIETVARVKPDDERVEIELITSEEEFSSEKQLEFFEKIQKSCLPIGILFSWTFESTIHARHIVTDTGWKILLDRGLDVFQKYDANDSFAISNRLQKHRSCKAFEVTYLRQ
- the pglZ gene encoding BREX-1 system phosphatase PglZ type A; protein product: MTDRINQALGKLFAKHRIVFWYDEEDSLRKDYESVDVAGVEKVEIANNEFGLKYRMLRQQPKQKFLVFKTGGPPEDKENWLLDVQLAHTDFRTDKASLWLTELELPYEFRPLVSRHEFFFNSAKRRDSLKKKVTKNDTLTQVAMKMLGVCADCADNEPRLDSVIENLLAELAKGDGAKRYDLILKCGLDGFLWEQTKNVYQYAADSPTVKDFAIELFKSCYRMDVGGEVRLGSEALVFLKRWKDSRTHEAAFETLSHQCAEMLGIVGDLENRDMKALFELDYFELVDQRILSELASAVAKKTISSGECTQLVRGRRRGHWYAKYEHYYEAVEHAAELLHLLDTLSIQLESLQQGVTAYIQTFYKLDQVYRKFIFHTVKSGGATLLGTLTDEICKRYTNAFLMPLGDRWQELVDGLDKWAIPDSRPQTGFFDKYVRRVLEKNKKVYVIISDAMRFEVGEELCRRVRQEDKFEADLDHMITTLPSYTQLGMAALLPHKTLRIQNDKTPTVAADAVSTSGTTNRNKILSNGARQISQDASAIAVLAREIKDKNTEYFRTLVRDHDVVYIYHDTIDNTGHTQKTEREAFDAAERAINDVIALVRKLTSGTATNVVVTADHGFLYQDEVEESDFSSAEVAGDISASDRRFMVGRNLQVTGGANLYSSSSLGLDGDLQVAVPKSINRFRKSGSSTRFMHGGSTLQEIVIPVISIKKSRGSDVTAVGVDMIPPPSIVISTGQLAVVFYQSEPVTEKVQARRLRVGLYAPDGELISDSHVLAFDLTSENARERELKVRLLLSKQADNYNQQQIMLKMEEPISDTSQYKEYKSVPFTLRRSFTSDFD
- a CDS encoding four helix bundle protein, with translation MIEAMIQQASVGNPKSRMTAEVLGKQLLRSSTSVGANYRAVCRAKSPADMINKLRIVEEEADESGYWLELIGESELVKPERLTELISEFDEIVAMVVASQKTLRANNPKSKI